One window of Desulfobaculum bizertense DSM 18034 genomic DNA carries:
- a CDS encoding DUF3536 domain-containing protein, with amino-acid sequence MSSLCIHGHFYQPPRENPWLGSLPPEGSAAPFLNWNQRIGRECYSPLAWASILDAQGKVMTLCNCYEHISFNFGPTLLSWMQSNIPKTYHKILRADAASRERLGFGNALAQVCHHLIMPLASDEDKKLETAWAIKDFEHRFKRHPEGMWLPETAVDTASLEVLAEHGIAYTILAPRQAAAVSPRDADDWHPVTEAQLDCTQPYRVDLPSGRNISVFFYNGPISQAIAFEELLRNGENFWQRLRGASSQGLLSIATDGESYGHHFTFGEMALAYVLGQAEKSHDIQLTNYAAYLAAHPPLNRVRIHENSSWSCAHGIERWRSDCGCNTGGHSSWNQKWRTPLRHALDNLRTGIRQHFERSAPRYFQNPDNAVQDFEPVALCSADADEFAYHHLRTELSETERTEAWSLLSMQLWSLSSLASCSWFFDDIDRIEPLNAMSYATRALELAECTGADAKALKEAFLHELEPAIPNSGRAATGRQLYDRFITPRRISPMRSLCLSLYRLHVQNCLPSPGNRTELHWPLLTAAITCTEHSGSQAKGRAELTLLFGERHQLNWQWDAPGAPDFGRCSLCSETGEILESCTLQELSWGQKQALALEGIEISAAQHWAQETTQARRLLPLLQPMTEGQTQENLRYLWAQIWAALGWEYCRQEQIPQEIGKIVAGLGPGEDEKQRFSHQVERGMLGLLELSPTDADGALWLLLRARELFPEIDCWRLRNRVWDLGVQKPELRELALALGFAPDALGN; translated from the coding sequence ATGTCTTCACTTTGCATACACGGTCACTTTTATCAGCCACCACGCGAAAATCCGTGGCTTGGAAGCCTCCCGCCAGAGGGAAGCGCGGCTCCGTTCCTCAACTGGAACCAGCGCATTGGCCGGGAGTGCTATTCCCCACTCGCCTGGGCATCCATCCTAGATGCACAGGGCAAAGTCATGACCCTGTGCAACTGCTACGAGCATATCAGTTTCAACTTTGGCCCCACGCTTCTCTCATGGATGCAAAGCAACATCCCCAAAACCTACCACAAAATTCTTCGTGCCGACGCGGCCTCGCGGGAACGCCTCGGCTTTGGCAACGCTCTTGCTCAAGTCTGCCACCATCTTATCATGCCGCTGGCAAGCGACGAAGACAAAAAGCTCGAAACAGCATGGGCCATCAAAGACTTCGAACACCGCTTCAAGCGCCATCCAGAAGGAATGTGGCTCCCGGAAACCGCCGTGGATACCGCAAGTCTTGAAGTCCTTGCAGAGCACGGCATTGCCTACACCATACTCGCCCCCCGGCAGGCAGCCGCAGTCTCCCCCCGCGACGCAGACGACTGGCACCCGGTCACCGAGGCGCAGCTCGACTGCACCCAGCCCTATCGGGTGGATCTGCCCTCTGGTCGAAACATCTCAGTCTTTTTCTATAACGGTCCCATCTCACAGGCCATTGCCTTCGAAGAACTTTTGCGCAACGGCGAAAATTTCTGGCAACGCCTGCGTGGTGCCAGCTCACAGGGCCTGCTGTCCATTGCCACGGATGGAGAAAGCTATGGTCACCACTTCACCTTTGGAGAAATGGCGCTGGCCTACGTGCTGGGACAGGCTGAAAAATCTCACGATATTCAGCTCACCAATTACGCAGCATACCTTGCAGCACATCCGCCTCTGAACCGGGTCCGCATCCACGAAAACAGCTCATGGAGCTGCGCACATGGCATTGAGCGCTGGCGCTCGGACTGTGGCTGCAACACAGGCGGGCACAGCTCATGGAACCAAAAATGGCGCACACCCCTGCGCCACGCTCTGGACAATCTGCGCACGGGCATTCGCCAGCACTTTGAACGCAGCGCCCCGCGCTACTTCCAGAATCCAGACAACGCCGTGCAGGACTTTGAACCCGTTGCGCTCTGCTCGGCAGATGCTGACGAATTTGCCTACCACCACCTCCGCACCGAGCTCAGCGAAACAGAACGCACCGAGGCATGGAGCCTTTTGTCCATGCAGCTCTGGTCCCTGTCCTCGCTCGCGAGCTGCTCATGGTTCTTTGACGACATTGACCGCATAGAACCGCTTAACGCCATGAGCTACGCCACCCGCGCCCTTGAGCTGGCCGAGTGCACCGGAGCAGATGCAAAAGCCCTCAAAGAGGCGTTCCTGCACGAACTGGAGCCTGCCATTCCAAACAGCGGCCGGGCCGCAACAGGCCGCCAGCTCTATGACCGTTTCATCACACCTCGCCGCATTAGCCCCATGCGGAGCCTGTGCCTCAGTCTGTACAGGCTCCATGTGCAAAACTGCCTGCCGTCCCCCGGCAACAGAACAGAACTCCACTGGCCGCTTCTGACAGCCGCAATCACTTGCACAGAGCACAGCGGCTCGCAGGCAAAAGGACGAGCAGAACTCACCCTGCTTTTTGGTGAACGGCACCAGCTCAACTGGCAATGGGACGCGCCGGGAGCACCAGACTTTGGACGCTGCTCACTCTGCTCAGAAACAGGCGAAATTCTGGAAAGCTGCACTCTGCAAGAGCTTTCTTGGGGCCAAAAACAGGCACTGGCACTGGAAGGAATAGAAATCAGCGCGGCTCAGCACTGGGCGCAGGAGACAACACAGGCGCGAAGGCTTTTGCCCCTGCTCCAGCCCATGACAGAGGGCCAGACACAGGAAAATCTCCGCTATCTCTGGGCGCAGATATGGGCAGCGCTGGGGTGGGAATACTGCCGACAGGAACAGATTCCTCAGGAAATTGGGAAAATCGTGGCCGGACTTGGGCCGGGAGAGGACGAAAAGCAGCGTTTCTCGCATCAGGTCGAGCGCGGAATGCTGGGACTTTTGGAATTGTCCCCGACGGATGCTGACGGTGCGCTGTGGCTTCTTTTGCGCGCGCGGGAGCTTTTCCCGGAAATAGACTGCTGGCGTCTCAGAAACCGGGTCTGGGATTTGGGCGTCCAGAAGCCCGAGCTGCGAGAGCTGGCTCTGGCACTGGGCTTTGCTCCAGACGCCCTAGGAAACTAG
- the trmFO gene encoding methylenetetrahydrofolate--tRNA-(uracil(54)-C(5))-methyltransferase (FADH(2)-oxidizing) TrmFO: MTQAKVAVIGGGLAGCECVWRLAQAGIATVLYEMKPEKYSPAHVEEGLAELVCSNSFRSDEPVTAIGILKREMRDMGSLVLEAADATCVPAGKALAVDRKKFSAYVTDKVESHPLVTVIRREIPSLDDAELEQYETVVLAAGPLASDSMAASLAEVVGDERLYFYDAIAPIVTADSVNLDVAFWGSRWRPEDSDYLNCPMTEEEYNAFYDALLEAEKVQPRDFEKEVHFEGCLPIEAMAERGIKTLTFGPLKPVGLPNPHKDGEQAFAIVQLRAENAEKTSFNMVGFQTKLKYPEQKRVFRMIPGLENAEFERLGSIHRNTYVNAPHSLSETLQLKNRPSVYLAGQITGVEGYVESSACGLWLGAHLAAKLNGKEIGLPPRESCLGALLSHLRTEVKNFQPSNVQFGLMPALNQRAGKKKRKELYAQRALDSWAAWKQENDL; this comes from the coding sequence GTGACTCAGGCAAAAGTAGCTGTCATTGGCGGCGGCCTTGCAGGCTGTGAATGTGTATGGCGTCTGGCGCAGGCTGGCATTGCCACTGTGCTGTATGAAATGAAACCGGAAAAGTATTCTCCGGCACATGTGGAAGAGGGACTGGCCGAGCTGGTTTGTTCCAATTCGTTCCGCAGTGACGAACCCGTCACCGCCATTGGCATCCTGAAGCGCGAAATGCGCGACATGGGAAGTCTGGTGCTGGAAGCTGCTGACGCAACCTGCGTTCCCGCAGGCAAGGCGCTGGCCGTGGATCGCAAAAAGTTTTCTGCCTACGTGACGGACAAGGTGGAGTCGCATCCCCTGGTTACTGTTATTCGGCGCGAGATTCCGTCTCTGGATGATGCCGAGCTGGAGCAGTACGAGACGGTGGTTTTGGCCGCCGGACCGCTGGCAAGCGACAGTATGGCCGCGAGCCTTGCCGAGGTCGTGGGTGATGAGCGCCTGTATTTTTATGATGCCATTGCGCCGATTGTGACCGCAGACTCCGTCAATCTTGACGTGGCATTCTGGGGTTCACGCTGGCGTCCGGAAGACAGCGATTACCTCAACTGCCCCATGACTGAGGAAGAATACAACGCGTTTTATGATGCCTTGCTTGAGGCGGAGAAAGTCCAGCCTCGCGACTTTGAAAAAGAAGTGCATTTTGAAGGGTGTCTGCCCATTGAGGCAATGGCCGAGCGTGGTATCAAGACCCTGACCTTTGGGCCGCTCAAGCCTGTTGGCCTGCCCAATCCGCACAAGGACGGGGAGCAGGCTTTTGCTATTGTGCAGCTTCGGGCCGAAAATGCAGAAAAAACCAGCTTCAACATGGTTGGATTCCAGACCAAGCTGAAATACCCTGAGCAGAAACGGGTGTTCCGCATGATTCCGGGACTGGAAAATGCAGAATTTGAGCGCCTCGGCAGCATCCATCGCAATACCTATGTGAATGCACCGCACAGCCTGAGCGAGACCCTCCAGCTTAAGAATCGTCCCAGTGTCTATCTTGCCGGGCAGATTACGGGCGTTGAGGGCTATGTTGAATCCTCGGCCTGTGGGCTGTGGCTCGGTGCGCACCTTGCTGCCAAGCTGAACGGAAAAGAGATCGGCCTGCCGCCTCGCGAAAGTTGCCTTGGGGCGCTGCTTTCTCACCTGCGTACAGAAGTAAAGAATTTCCAGCCGTCTAACGTGCAGTTTGGCCTGATGCCCGCGCTAAATCAGCGTGCAGGCAAGAAAAAACGTAAGGAACTCTATGCTCAGCGTGCCCTGGATTCCTGGGCTGCGTGGAAGCAGGAGAACGATCTTTAG
- a CDS encoding EVE domain-containing protein yields MARKYWLMKTEPGAFSIDDLAASPNQTTPWDGVRNYQARNFMRDEMRLGDRVLFYHSVKSPGIVGEAEVVRESYPDFTAWDPEDSHFDPRSTPEKPLWFMVDIRLVQIFSAPLPLKYLRTVSGLEGMELLRKGSRLSVQPVREEEYTRILELVRDMG; encoded by the coding sequence ATGGCTCGCAAGTACTGGCTGATGAAAACAGAACCCGGTGCCTTTTCCATCGATGATCTGGCGGCTTCCCCGAATCAGACCACGCCGTGGGACGGGGTGCGCAACTATCAGGCCCGAAACTTTATGCGTGATGAGATGCGCCTTGGAGACCGGGTGCTTTTTTATCACAGTGTGAAGTCGCCCGGCATTGTGGGCGAGGCCGAGGTGGTTCGGGAAAGCTATCCGGACTTTACCGCATGGGACCCGGAAGATAGCCACTTTGACCCACGAAGCACACCGGAAAAGCCGCTGTGGTTTATGGTCGACATCAGGCTGGTGCAGATTTTTTCTGCTCCGCTCCCCCTGAAATATTTACGAACTGTGTCTGGACTGGAGGGCATGGAGCTGTTGCGAAAAGGCTCCCGGCTGTCGGTCCAGCCGGTCCGTGAGGAAGAATACACCCGCATCCTTGAACTGGTCAGGGACATGGGGTGA
- a CDS encoding DUF2238 domain-containing protein → MRRKKQRLPGFLATVFVPFWVYMAINPFARDVWWAENIPIMAVFLLLVLTYRSFRFSSLAYAFMAFWLFWHTIGGHYTFANVPFDAFTDFFGFERNHFDRIGHFSVGFYAFPIAELLLRKRWCGPVLACFFALFSIMSIAAGYEIIEWIYAVSDGGEAGVEFLGAQGDIWDAQKDMLADTLGAVFSLAVFYVLGRHRVHRSSLLD, encoded by the coding sequence ATGCGACGAAAAAAACAGAGACTTCCAGGTTTTCTTGCGACAGTCTTTGTCCCATTCTGGGTGTACATGGCTATTAATCCATTTGCCCGTGATGTCTGGTGGGCAGAAAATATTCCTATAATGGCTGTTTTCCTGCTGCTTGTCCTGACGTACAGGTCATTTCGTTTTTCCAGTCTGGCCTATGCGTTTATGGCATTTTGGCTGTTCTGGCATACTATTGGCGGGCACTACACCTTTGCCAATGTTCCCTTTGATGCGTTTACGGACTTTTTTGGATTTGAACGCAATCACTTTGACCGTATTGGGCATTTTTCTGTGGGCTTTTATGCCTTCCCTATTGCTGAACTGCTTTTGCGAAAACGATGGTGTGGCCCTGTACTGGCCTGCTTCTTTGCGCTGTTTTCCATTATGTCCATTGCCGCAGGTTATGAAATTATAGAATGGATTTATGCGGTTTCGGATGGTGGTGAAGCGGGTGTCGAGTTCCTTGGAGCACAGGGAGACATCTGGGATGCGCAAAAAGATATGCTGGCAGACACATTGGGTGCTGTATTTTCTTTGGCCGTATTCTACGTGCTAGGACGTCACAGAGTGCATCGCTCAAGTCTTTTGGACTAG
- a CDS encoding Na+/H+ antiporter NhaC family protein — MRQRFLTRTLSGLGVALPMLLLFAANAFAADASLGPANAKYYGMLTLLPPLIAIVLAFITKNVIFSLFLGVFTGCFMLEGKGFAIYDGFVNGFLRFSGEILNSLADPWNAGIVLQCLAIGGMIAVVSKMGGAKAIAEALAKKANSPRSSQFVTWVMGILIFFDDYANSLTVGPIMRPVTDRMKVSREKLAFLIDATAAPIAGIALISTWVAYEIGLIRDGFQSVGITTNAYGAFVETIPYRFYNIFILIFILGTVWMLREFGPMHKAEHRARTTGKVIDDSAKPMVADEATGLEPHPGVKASIWYAIIPIGTLIGAAFLGFYFNGYNAIMAGSDKALIEQVTNHPLAFYTIQSCFGGSDASVVLFQSALLAGIVAILIGLARGIFKLEEAVSIWVQGVKSLNITAVILLLAWSLSGVIKELGTATYLVQILSDSIPPFLLSSIIFILGSFISFATGTSYGTMGIMMPLAIPLAFAINPDHAYVIMNVGAVLTGAIFGDHCSPISDTTILSSMGSACDHLDHVRTQLIYALSVAAVTIFFGYIPAGLGLPVMIVLPLGIVATLLMIRIFGKKLPA; from the coding sequence ATGCGACAGCGATTCCTTACCAGAACGCTTTCCGGACTCGGAGTAGCACTCCCCATGCTGCTTCTGTTCGCCGCAAACGCTTTTGCCGCAGACGCCAGTCTTGGCCCGGCAAATGCCAAGTACTATGGCATGCTCACACTTCTTCCCCCGCTTATCGCCATCGTGCTCGCGTTCATCACGAAAAATGTTATCTTTTCCCTGTTCCTCGGCGTGTTTACTGGCTGTTTCATGCTCGAAGGAAAAGGCTTTGCCATCTACGACGGTTTCGTCAACGGCTTCCTCCGTTTCTCTGGCGAAATTCTCAACTCTCTTGCTGACCCATGGAACGCTGGTATTGTTCTTCAGTGCCTCGCCATCGGTGGCATGATCGCTGTTGTTTCCAAGATGGGTGGCGCAAAGGCCATCGCCGAAGCTCTCGCCAAGAAAGCAAACAGCCCCAGAAGCTCACAGTTCGTCACCTGGGTCATGGGTATCCTGATCTTCTTTGACGACTACGCCAACTCTCTGACTGTTGGCCCGATCATGCGCCCGGTTACCGACCGCATGAAGGTTTCCCGCGAAAAGCTCGCCTTCCTCATTGACGCTACAGCAGCACCTATCGCCGGTATCGCCCTGATTTCGACCTGGGTCGCGTACGAAATCGGTCTGATTCGTGACGGCTTCCAGTCCGTTGGCATCACCACCAACGCCTATGGCGCTTTCGTCGAAACCATTCCTTACCGTTTTTACAACATCTTTATCCTGATCTTCATCCTCGGCACCGTCTGGATGCTTCGCGAATTTGGCCCCATGCACAAGGCTGAGCATCGCGCACGCACCACAGGCAAAGTCATTGATGACAGCGCCAAGCCCATGGTCGCCGATGAAGCAACAGGACTTGAGCCGCACCCAGGAGTCAAGGCCAGCATCTGGTACGCCATTATCCCCATTGGCACCCTGATCGGCGCGGCCTTCCTCGGCTTCTACTTCAACGGGTACAACGCCATTATGGCTGGTTCTGACAAGGCTCTCATCGAGCAGGTCACCAACCATCCGCTGGCATTCTACACCATTCAGTCCTGCTTCGGTGGCTCCGACGCCTCCGTGGTTCTGTTCCAGTCCGCACTGCTCGCCGGTATTGTCGCAATCCTCATCGGTCTTGCACGCGGTATCTTTAAGCTGGAAGAAGCTGTTTCCATCTGGGTGCAGGGTGTCAAATCCCTGAACATCACCGCCGTCATCCTGCTGCTCGCATGGTCCCTGTCTGGCGTCATCAAGGAGCTTGGAACCGCAACATATCTCGTTCAGATTCTGTCTGACTCTATTCCGCCGTTCCTGCTTTCTTCCATCATCTTTATCCTTGGTTCCTTCATCTCGTTTGCAACAGGAACCTCCTACGGCACAATGGGCATCATGATGCCGCTGGCTATCCCGCTGGCATTCGCCATCAACCCGGACCACGCCTACGTCATCATGAACGTCGGTGCTGTTCTGACTGGTGCTATCTTTGGTGACCACTGCTCCCCCATCTCCGACACAACTATTCTGTCTTCGATGGGTTCAGCCTGTGACCACCTTGACCACGTTAGGACGCAGCTCATCTACGCCCTGTCCGTGGCTGCCGTAACCATCTTCTTTGGCTACATTCCGGCTGGCCTCGGCCTTCCCGTAATGATTGTCCTCCCGCTTGGCATCGTTGCTACCCTGCTGATGATTCGCATCTTCGGTAAAAAGCTTCCTGCCTAA
- a CDS encoding SlyX family protein — protein sequence MERTLEERIIRLESDTAMNLKVIDDLNDVIASQQKQIDRMERQLERVTRKLLEIDYDEGGNIPDPPPPHYSF from the coding sequence ATGGAACGCACTCTTGAAGAACGGATTATTCGGCTGGAAAGCGATACCGCGATGAATCTCAAGGTGATTGATGATCTCAACGACGTGATTGCTTCGCAGCAGAAACAGATTGACCGTATGGAACGGCAGCTTGAGCGAGTGACGCGCAAGCTCCTTGAAATAGATTACGACGAAGGCGGGAACATTCCTGATCCGCCTCCGCCGCACTATTCTTTCTAG
- a CDS encoding ABC transporter ATP-binding protein: MQLLTISDLQTQFFTSHGVAHAVDGVSLHVDKGEPLAIVGESGCGKTMLALSIMRLVPSPPGKIVSGSIRLGDTELLTLPEKDMQRIRGNRIGMIFQEPMTSLNPVFKVGEQIAEALRLHRKLSQKDAKDMAVDMLHAVGIPEARRRAAAYPHELSGGMRQRVVIAMALACDPELVLADEPTTALDVTIQAQILELMMELQHKRQASVIYITHDLGVVAQTCTRVAVMYAGHIVEESPVEDIFHEPLHPYTKGLMRSVPRIDQDQTLRPISGLVPNLYDLPTGCRFHPRCPYAMDKCREQAPELVRDGSRRVRCWLHAS; this comes from the coding sequence ATGCAGCTGCTCACCATTTCGGATCTCCAGACCCAGTTTTTTACCTCGCACGGCGTGGCCCATGCGGTTGATGGCGTTTCCCTGCACGTGGACAAAGGCGAACCACTGGCCATTGTTGGCGAATCTGGCTGCGGAAAAACCATGCTGGCCCTGTCCATCATGCGCCTTGTGCCCTCCCCTCCCGGAAAAATAGTCTCTGGTTCCATCAGGCTTGGGGACACCGAACTCCTCACCCTGCCCGAAAAAGACATGCAGCGCATCCGCGGCAATCGCATCGGCATGATCTTTCAGGAGCCAATGACCAGCCTCAATCCTGTTTTTAAGGTGGGCGAACAGATTGCCGAAGCTCTTCGCCTGCACCGCAAGCTCTCCCAAAAAGACGCCAAAGACATGGCCGTGGACATGCTCCACGCCGTTGGCATCCCCGAAGCCCGCCGCCGGGCCGCAGCCTACCCTCATGAACTGAGCGGCGGCATGCGTCAGCGCGTTGTCATTGCAATGGCACTCGCCTGTGACCCGGAGCTTGTGCTTGCGGACGAACCCACAACAGCCCTCGACGTCACCATTCAGGCCCAGATTCTGGAACTGATGATGGAACTCCAGCACAAACGACAGGCATCTGTCATCTACATCACTCACGACCTCGGCGTCGTGGCCCAGACCTGCACCCGTGTCGCTGTCATGTACGCTGGTCACATCGTCGAAGAATCCCCGGTGGAAGACATTTTCCACGAGCCACTCCATCCCTACACCAAAGGGCTTATGCGCTCAGTCCCCCGCATCGATCAGGACCAGACCCTGCGCCCCATTAGCGGACTGGTGCCCAACCTCTATGACCTGCCCACAGGCTGCCGGTTCCACCCCCGCTGCCCGTACGCCATGGACAAATGCCGGGAGCAGGCTCCCGAACTTGTCCGCGACGGTTCACGCAGAGTCCGCTGCTGGCTGCACGCCTCATGA
- a CDS encoding Na+/H+ antiporter NhaC family protein, which translates to MNSGKGNALALLPLAVFLVIFIGTGTWLTLSGTKMAFYQVSATVAILPAIVLAVMMAREKATESIGAFIEGAGDGSIVTMCMIYLLAGAFAKVAGSVGGVESTVNFGLSIIPASMVLPGLFVIGAFISTAMGTSMGTIAAVAPIAVGVAAKTDISMALLVGAVAGGAMFGDNLSMISDTTIAATRTQGCNMQDKFKMNFGIALPAAILSILIFAFLGASGSVHHSGEYQIVKILPYLGVLGLALAGINVFIVLMTGIVLAGGVGLVMNDGYTLLNLSKDIYGGFTGMQEIMVLSLMIGGLGALIKRGGGITSILNFIERVTKGSRSQKAGELSIAALVSLVNCCTANNTVAIIVTGGVAKEIAQKNGLDPRRSASLLDIFSCVIQGLVPYGAQILLAGSIASLSPISIMSNMYYCYILAAVSILSILFGFPKVRKQ; encoded by the coding sequence ATGAACTCAGGGAAAGGAAATGCGCTAGCGCTTCTGCCGCTGGCCGTGTTCCTCGTCATCTTCATCGGTACGGGCACCTGGCTGACGTTGTCCGGTACGAAGATGGCGTTTTATCAGGTATCCGCAACCGTCGCCATCCTTCCAGCCATTGTTTTGGCTGTGATGATGGCCCGCGAAAAAGCCACCGAGAGCATCGGCGCCTTTATTGAAGGTGCTGGAGATGGAAGTATCGTGACTATGTGCATGATCTACCTGCTCGCAGGCGCTTTTGCCAAGGTTGCCGGTTCTGTTGGCGGTGTGGAATCCACTGTCAACTTTGGCCTGTCAATCATCCCTGCATCAATGGTTCTGCCTGGACTGTTCGTCATTGGTGCATTCATTTCTACCGCAATGGGCACCTCTATGGGAACCATCGCGGCAGTTGCACCCATCGCAGTGGGTGTCGCCGCCAAGACCGATATTTCTATGGCCCTGCTCGTCGGTGCCGTAGCTGGTGGCGCCATGTTCGGCGATAACCTCTCCATGATTTCTGACACAACAATTGCTGCAACCCGTACTCAGGGTTGTAACATGCAGGACAAGTTCAAAATGAACTTTGGCATTGCCCTGCCTGCAGCAATTTTGAGCATACTTATTTTTGCCTTCCTTGGCGCAAGCGGCTCTGTTCACCACAGCGGTGAATACCAGATTGTCAAGATTCTGCCATACCTTGGCGTTCTTGGTCTGGCGCTGGCTGGCATCAACGTCTTTATCGTACTGATGACAGGCATCGTGCTTGCTGGCGGTGTTGGCCTTGTCATGAATGACGGCTACACCCTGCTGAACCTGTCCAAGGATATTTACGGTGGATTCACCGGAATGCAGGAAATCATGGTGCTTTCGCTCATGATTGGCGGCCTTGGCGCGCTTATCAAGCGCGGCGGCGGCATCACCTCCATTCTGAACTTCATCGAGCGCGTCACAAAGGGAAGCCGTAGCCAGAAGGCTGGAGAACTCTCCATTGCCGCTTTGGTCAGCCTTGTTAACTGCTGCACCGCAAACAATACTGTCGCAATTATTGTTACCGGTGGCGTTGCCAAAGAAATTGCCCAAAAGAATGGTCTTGACCCGCGCCGCAGCGCAAGCCTTCTCGACATCTTCTCCTGCGTCATTCAGGGCCTTGTCCCCTACGGTGCACAGATTTTGCTCGCTGGCTCCATCGCTTCCCTCTCGCCAATTAGCATCATGAGCAACATGTACTACTGCTACATTCTCGCCGCAGTCTCTATTCTCAGCATCCTCTTCGGATTTCCCAAAGTTCGAAAACAGTAG